In a single window of the Massilia oculi genome:
- a CDS encoding sulfurtransferase TusA family protein, with the protein MEFQRDLDARGLNCPLPILKAKKALAEMETGQVLRIVATDTGSVRDFQAFAKQTGNALLAHTHENGEFTFLMRRK; encoded by the coding sequence ATGGAATTCCAGAGAGACCTGGATGCGCGCGGACTGAACTGTCCGCTGCCCATCCTCAAAGCCAAGAAGGCGCTCGCCGAGATGGAAACCGGCCAGGTGCTGCGCATCGTTGCCACCGACACCGGCTCCGTGCGCGACTTCCAGGCCTTCGCCAAGCAAACTGGCAATGCGTTGCTGGCACATACCCACGAGAATGGCGAGTTCACCTTCCTGATGCGCCGCAAATAA
- a CDS encoding electron transfer flavoprotein subunit beta/FixA family protein, with the protein MKVLVPVKRVVDYNVKVRVKSDNSGVDVANVKMSMNPFDEIALEEATRLKEGGKVTEVVAVSVGVAQCQETLRTGMAIGADRGILVETAGDTEPLAVAKIVKALADKEQPQLIILGKQAIDDDSNQTGQMLAALLGWPQATFASKVVLEDGKVTVTREVDGGLETVALTLPAIITTDLRLNEPRYVTLPNIMKAKKKPLETVKPEDLGVDVAPRLKTLKVVEPAKRSAGVKVPDVATLVQKLRTEAKVI; encoded by the coding sequence ATGAAAGTCCTGGTACCCGTCAAACGCGTGGTCGACTACAACGTCAAGGTTCGCGTCAAGTCCGACAATAGCGGCGTCGATGTCGCGAACGTCAAGATGTCGATGAACCCGTTCGACGAGATTGCACTGGAAGAGGCAACCCGCCTGAAAGAGGGCGGCAAGGTCACCGAGGTGGTGGCGGTCTCGGTGGGCGTGGCCCAGTGCCAGGAAACCCTGCGTACCGGCATGGCGATCGGCGCCGACCGCGGCATCCTGGTGGAAACCGCCGGCGACACCGAGCCGCTGGCCGTGGCCAAGATCGTCAAGGCGCTGGCCGACAAGGAACAGCCGCAGCTGATCATCCTGGGCAAGCAGGCGATCGACGACGATTCGAACCAGACCGGCCAGATGCTGGCTGCGCTGCTGGGCTGGCCGCAAGCCACCTTCGCCTCGAAAGTCGTGCTGGAAGACGGCAAGGTCACCGTGACCCGCGAAGTCGACGGCGGCCTGGAAACCGTGGCCCTGACCCTGCCTGCGATCATCACCACCGACCTGCGCCTGAACGAGCCGCGCTACGTGACGCTGCCGAACATCATGAAGGCGAAGAAGAAGCCGCTCGAGACCGTCAAGCCAGAGGATTTGGGCGTCGACGTCGCGCCGCGCCTGAAGACCCTGAAGGTCGTCGAGCCGGCCAAGCGCTCGGCCGGCGTCAAGGTGCCGGACGTGGCGACCCTGGTGCAGAAGCTGCGCACCGAAGCCAAAGTCATCTAA
- a CDS encoding electron transfer flavoprotein subunit alpha/FixB family protein — protein MVALVIAEHDNGSLKGATHHTVTAAAQCGGDVHILVAGSNCGAAAEAAAGIAGVSKVLVADAPHFADGLAENVAEQILAQAASGEYSHILAPATAYGKNILPRVAAKLDVAQISEITKVDSPDTFERPIYAGNAIATVQSSDKVKVITVRGTAFDSAAGGGSAAIENVTAVADSGTSTFVGRELAKSDRPELTAAKVIVSGGRGIGSADNFKILEPLADKLGAAMGASRAAVDAGFVPNDWQVGQTGKIVAPTLYIAVGISGAIQHLAGMKDSKTIVAINKDPEAPIFSVADYGLVGDLFEVVPELVKELG, from the coding sequence ATGGTCGCATTAGTCATTGCTGAACACGACAACGGCTCCCTGAAGGGCGCTACCCACCACACCGTGACCGCGGCCGCCCAGTGCGGCGGCGATGTCCATATCCTGGTCGCCGGTTCGAACTGCGGCGCCGCCGCCGAAGCCGCAGCAGGGATCGCCGGCGTGTCGAAAGTGCTGGTCGCCGACGCGCCGCACTTCGCCGACGGCCTGGCCGAGAACGTGGCCGAGCAGATCCTGGCCCAGGCTGCCTCCGGCGAGTACTCGCACATCCTGGCCCCGGCCACCGCCTACGGCAAGAACATCCTGCCGCGCGTGGCCGCCAAGCTGGACGTGGCGCAGATCTCCGAGATCACCAAGGTCGATTCGCCCGACACCTTCGAGCGTCCGATCTACGCCGGCAACGCGATCGCCACCGTGCAGTCGAGCGACAAGGTCAAGGTCATCACCGTGCGCGGCACCGCCTTCGATTCGGCAGCCGGCGGCGGTTCGGCCGCCATCGAGAACGTGACTGCCGTCGCCGATTCCGGCACCTCGACCTTCGTGGGCCGCGAGCTGGCCAAATCGGACCGTCCCGAGCTGACCGCCGCCAAGGTGATCGTCTCGGGAGGCCGCGGCATCGGCTCGGCCGACAACTTCAAGATCCTGGAGCCGCTGGCCGACAAGCTGGGCGCCGCCATGGGCGCCTCGCGCGCCGCGGTCGACGCCGGCTTCGTGCCGAACGACTGGCAGGTGGGCCAGACGGGCAAGATCGTCGCCCCGACCCTGTACATCGCCGTGGGCATCTCGGGTGCGATCCAGCATCTGGCCGGCATGAAGGACTCGAAGACCATCGTCGCCATCAACAAGGATCCGGAAGCGCCGATCTTCTCGGTCGCCGACTACGGCCTCGTGGGCGACCTGTTCGAGGTCGTGCCGGAGCTGGTCAAGGAACTGGGCTGA